In the genome of Pseudothermotoga sp., one region contains:
- a CDS encoding LemA family protein, translated as MLIVGIIVAIVLILIVWFIGTYNSLVSKKKRVENAWSQIDVQLKRRHDLIPNLVNSVKGYMKFEKETLEAVINARAKAVSGGSIDDRIKAEGELSGALARLLAVFERYPELKANEQVKQLMEELTSTENRISYARQFYNDTVMKYNTSIEMFPTNIVARMFNFKAFPFFEAAATEKETPKVDLSF; from the coding sequence ATGCTCATTGTTGGAATCATCGTAGCGATCGTTTTGATATTGATCGTCTGGTTCATCGGCACTTACAACTCACTAGTTTCGAAGAAAAAGCGTGTTGAAAATGCGTGGAGTCAGATCGATGTTCAGCTCAAAAGAAGGCACGATCTCATTCCAAACTTGGTGAATTCCGTGAAGGGTTATATGAAGTTTGAGAAAGAAACTTTGGAAGCCGTGATCAACGCACGTGCCAAAGCTGTTTCTGGTGGTTCGATAGACGATCGTATAAAGGCTGAAGGCGAGCTTTCTGGTGCACTGGCTCGACTGCTCGCCGTGTTCGAGAGATATCCTGAACTGAAGGCGAACGAGCAGGTGAAACAGCTCATGGAGGAGCTCACCAGCACGGAAAATAGGATCAGCTACGCTAGACAGTTCTACAACGACACGGTGATGAAGTACAACACGTCCATCGAGATGTTCCCAACCAACATCGTAGCGAGGATGTTCAATTTCAAAGCCTTTCCGTTCTTCGAAGCTGCTGCCACCGAGAAGGAAACACCCAAAGTGGATCTTTCGTTCTGA